A window of the Candidatus Binatia bacterium genome harbors these coding sequences:
- a CDS encoding GH25 family lysozyme: protein MTIYKVDCSNHDWQRGGMDLAAMRRDGVDVFIHKATDGPKHYRDPYFAQAMRRGRTAGIPILGAYHVLWNTNVVEQVDWFIDTVLAAAPWAATEPFEWMWDCEPFAYNGGAPSLATINAATAHFVTRLPHHQPLAYCPKWVYASLRGITCPVVASNYGTNPSAHYRSAYPGDTSGRWAGYGGITPHVLQFGSKTTVGRQPTVDANAFRGSLDEFKALIHPGAVTAINATTPASTSAPGEDDDVHVELPPGERALFTSHAVVGGKGWLCLSAAFGDCDVRVARFVGGKSWTDAQVQVSDTGAHWSFPLDGAAGDKVTVENHGPGLLAIDTFADRPWS from the coding sequence GTGACCATCTACAAGGTTGATTGCTCAAACCACGATTGGCAGCGCGGCGGCATGGACCTCGCGGCGATGCGCCGCGACGGCGTGGACGTGTTCATCCACAAGGCCACGGACGGGCCGAAGCATTACCGCGACCCGTACTTCGCCCAGGCGATGCGGCGCGGCCGGACCGCCGGCATCCCGATCCTCGGCGCGTACCACGTGCTGTGGAACACCAACGTGGTCGAGCAGGTCGACTGGTTCATCGACACCGTGCTCGCCGCCGCACCATGGGCGGCGACCGAGCCGTTCGAGTGGATGTGGGACTGCGAGCCGTTCGCCTACAACGGCGGCGCGCCCAGCCTCGCCACCATCAACGCCGCCACCGCGCACTTCGTCACGCGGCTGCCCCACCACCAGCCGCTGGCCTACTGCCCGAAGTGGGTCTACGCCAGCCTGCGCGGCATCACCTGCCCGGTGGTCGCCTCCAACTACGGCACCAACCCGAGCGCGCACTACCGCAGCGCCTATCCCGGCGACACCAGTGGGCGCTGGGCCGGTTACGGCGGCATCACGCCGCACGTCCTGCAATTCGGCTCCAAGACCACGGTCGGACGCCAGCCCACGGTCGACGCCAACGCCTTCCGCGGCTCGCTCGACGAGTTCAAGGCGCTGATCCACCCCGGCGCCGTAACCGCCATAAACGCAACGACGCCGGCATCCACCAGCGCGCCCGGAGAGGACGACGACGTGCACGTAGAACTTCCACCCGGCGAGCGCGCCCTGTTCACCTCGCACGCCGTGGTCGGCGGCAAGGGCTGGCTGTGCCTGTCCGCCGCGTTCGGCGACTGCGACGTGCGGGTGGCCCGGTTCGTGGGCGGCAAGTCCTGGACCGACGCGCAGGTGCAGGTCAGCGACACCGGCGCCCACTGGTCGTTTCCGCTGGACGGCGCGGCCGGCGACAAGGTCACCGTGGAAAACCACGGCCCCGGCCTGCTCGCCATCGACACCTTCGCGGACCGCCCGTGGTCGTAG